From the Pedobacter cryoconitis genome, one window contains:
- a CDS encoding S8 family serine peptidase: MKKNNFASKNYILLPVFRTNITEQDSPNVARFLTMLSNSVEHSSTVSLASRNMHQKSSDDIPVVVLDSIEKQGAKLIRINADELANFRFSYPGLRIIEEKFYEPAVCSPKKILIQVEQAETKTAVTVTIKDPEGKGISNATVVLFTDFTASKGASGITNAQGTISLNLDKSIAERIYIYADHSYWGYFKKDVQLDATLDIQLVPIKLDFKDSLRYFYDTANLPKLTQKVRVGIIDTGVGPHRDLKVTDGKNLVRGEKETDYQDNGEGHGTHVGGIIGAYGALNGVAAGVEIMSYRVFPKGSGASNFDIMKAINQAITDQCDLINMSLGESQADEGITSYIKEAYNAGIVCFAANGNDNRSPVSFPANDSLSIAVSAMGRLNTFPPDSVESGSVQEPYGTDKANFIADFSNIGPETDLTAPGVGIISTYPNNLYAVMDGTSMACPAATGMAARILAGNPDLLNLPRNQTRADEMVKYLSINIKALGFGNLYEGKGMLQPPAATK, encoded by the coding sequence ATGAAAAAGAACAATTTTGCTTCGAAAAACTACATTCTGCTCCCCGTCTTCCGTACCAATATTACCGAACAAGACAGCCCTAATGTAGCCAGGTTCCTCACTATGCTTAGTAATTCTGTTGAACATTCTTCTACGGTTAGTCTGGCCAGCAGAAATATGCACCAAAAATCAAGTGATGACATTCCTGTTGTCGTTTTGGATTCTATTGAAAAACAAGGTGCAAAACTTATCCGGATTAATGCAGATGAGCTCGCTAATTTTCGCTTCTCCTATCCTGGATTAAGGATTATTGAAGAGAAATTTTATGAACCTGCGGTTTGTTCTCCAAAAAAAATACTGATCCAGGTTGAACAGGCTGAAACAAAAACAGCGGTAACCGTTACCATTAAAGATCCTGAAGGCAAAGGTATTTCAAATGCTACAGTAGTGCTTTTTACTGATTTCACAGCGAGTAAAGGAGCTTCCGGCATTACGAATGCACAGGGAACTATTTCTTTAAATCTCGATAAAAGTATTGCGGAGCGTATTTATATCTACGCAGACCATAGCTACTGGGGGTATTTTAAAAAAGATGTGCAGCTGGACGCTACGCTGGACATTCAGCTTGTACCCATCAAGCTTGATTTTAAAGACAGCTTAAGATACTTTTATGATACCGCTAATTTGCCTAAGCTTACACAAAAAGTCCGTGTTGGCATTATTGATACTGGCGTTGGACCTCACCGTGATCTGAAAGTTACAGACGGAAAAAACCTGGTCAGAGGTGAAAAAGAAACTGATTACCAGGATAACGGAGAAGGTCATGGTACACATGTGGGTGGAATAATTGGTGCCTATGGTGCATTGAATGGTGTGGCTGCCGGCGTGGAAATCATGAGTTACCGCGTTTTCCCGAAAGGTAGCGGTGCGTCGAATTTTGACATCATGAAAGCGATCAATCAAGCCATAACTGATCAATGTGACCTGATCAATATGAGTCTTGGAGAATCTCAGGCCGATGAAGGAATTACGAGTTATATCAAAGAAGCCTATAATGCCGGAATTGTTTGTTTTGCTGCAAATGGCAATGATAACAGAAGCCCGGTAAGTTTTCCTGCCAATGATAGTCTTTCTATTGCGGTCTCAGCTATGGGCAGACTGAATACTTTTCCTCCCGATAGCGTTGAGAGTGGATCAGTGCAGGAGCCTTATGGTACAGATAAAGCTAATTTTATAGCTGATTTTTCTAATATTGGTCCGGAAACTGATTTGACTGCACCCGGAGTCGGGATTATCTCTACTTATCCCAATAACCTTTATGCTGTGATGGATGGAACCAGCATGGCCTGTCCGGCAGCAACAGGTATGGCAGCAAGAATACTGGCTGGCAATCCTGACCTGCTTAATTTACCGAGAAATCAAACCAGGGCAGATGAAATGGTAAAATACCTTTCTATTAATATCAAAGCCCTGGGATTCGGAAATCTATATGAAGGCAAAGGTATGTTACAGCCACCGGCAGCGACAAAATAA
- a CDS encoding class I SAM-dependent methyltransferase: MTPSSLQQLYGNIDIYLFDQLLKGHYSHCQKVIDVGCGGGRNLVYFLNNGFEVYGIDPNPAAINTVKALAESLSPTHPLINFRVSSAEDMPFGEEYFDLLICSAVLHFAKNEMHFKEMLLAMWKVIKPGGFFFARLASDIGIEELISPLGNGRYLLPDGTERFLVNEQTLLNYTKELSGYLYEPVKTTNVQNLRCMTTWCLQKL, from the coding sequence ATGACACCATCTTCTCTGCAACAGCTTTATGGTAACATAGATATTTATCTCTTTGACCAGTTATTGAAAGGCCATTATAGCCATTGTCAAAAAGTAATAGATGTGGGTTGTGGCGGCGGTCGTAACCTGGTCTACTTCTTGAATAACGGCTTTGAAGTATACGGAATAGACCCCAACCCTGCCGCTATTAATACAGTTAAAGCCTTAGCTGAGAGCCTTTCACCAACACATCCATTAATTAATTTCAGGGTTTCCAGTGCCGAGGATATGCCTTTTGGTGAAGAATATTTCGACCTGCTGATTTGCAGTGCAGTGCTGCATTTTGCCAAAAATGAAATGCACTTTAAAGAGATGCTGCTGGCGATGTGGAAGGTTATTAAACCAGGAGGTTTCTTTTTTGCCAGACTTGCTTCTGACATCGGAATAGAAGAGCTGATTTCTCCTTTAGGCAACGGCCGGTACTTGTTACCGGACGGAACAGAGCGTTTTCTGGTAAATGAACAAACTTTACTGAACTATACGAAAGAGCTCAGTGGATATCTGTATGAGCCTGTTAAAACTACAAATGTTCAGAACCTGCGCTGCATGACTACCTGGTGTCTGCAAAAATTATAA